The genomic segment ATCCCGCGGAATACGTCACTATGGACCGTCGTTAGCACTCATCGAGTGAGAGTGCCAGGAGGAAGCAAGTGCCGACGTACCAGTACCAGTGCACCGAGTGCGGCGAGGGCCTCGAGGCGGTGCAGAAGTTCACCGATGACGCCCTGACGGTATGCCCCAACTGCGACGGACGCCTCAAGAAGGTGTTCTCGGCGGTCGGCATCGTCTTCAAGGGCTCCGGGTTCTACCGCAACGACAGCCGCGGCTCGTCGTCGAGCAGCACGCCGGCGAATGCCTCGTCGAAGTCGGGTTCCGGCTCGTCGTCCTCCTCGTCCACGTCGGACTCGAAGGCCGCTTCGTCCTCCTCGTCCTCGGACTCGAAGTCGTCCGGCTCCTCGGCGTCCACGTCGTCGAGCTCGGCCGCGTAGGACCTCCCACAGACCGTTCCGCCCGACCCCGCCGTCCACGTGACGGTGGGGTCGTCGGCGTGTGCGGGAGCGGCTCTCAGGCATGGGCCGCGCCGAGCAGTCCGGCTACTGTCGGGCCATGGTGAACACGGCGAACGCCGAGCGGGCCCAGATCGGCGTCATAGGCGGCTCCGGCTTCTACTCCTTCCTCGACGACGTGACCGAGGTCCAGGTCGACACCCCCTACGGAGCCCCGAGCGACTCCCTCTTCCTCGGTGAGATCGCGGGACGCCGGGTCGCCTTCCTGCCCCGGCACGGCCGCGGCCACCATCTGCCGCCGCACCGCATCAACTACCGCGCCAACCTCTGGGCGCTGCGCTCCGTGGGCGTGCGCCAGGTTCTCGGACCGTGCGCGGTCGGCGGCCTGCGGGCGGAGTACGGACCGGGCACGCTGCTCGTCCCCGACCAGCTCGTGGACCGCACGCAGACGCGCGCCCAGACGTACTTCGACGGGGTCCCGCTCCCCGACGGCAGCGTGCCGAACGTCGTCCACGTCTCGCTCGCCGACCCCTACTGCCCGGTGGGCCGCGACACGGCCGTGCGGGCCGCCCGCGCCCGTGGCTGGGAGCCGGTCGACGGCGGGACGCTCGTCGTGGTCGAGGGGCCGCGCTTCTCGACCCGGGCGGAGTCGCGCTGGTACGCGGCGCAGGGCTGGTCGGTGGTGGGCATGACCGGCCATCCCGAGGCGGCGCTCGCCCGCGAACTGGAGCTCTGCTACACGTCCTTGGCGCTGGTCACGGATCTGGACGCGGGCGCCGAGACCGGCGAGGGCGTCTCGCACGACGAGGTCCTGCGGGTCTTCGCCGCCAACGTGGACCGGATGCGGGGCGTGCTGTTCGACGCGGTGGCGGGGCTGCCGGAGGGGGA from the Streptomyces venezuelae genome contains:
- a CDS encoding FmdB family zinc ribbon protein; translation: MPTYQYQCTECGEGLEAVQKFTDDALTVCPNCDGRLKKVFSAVGIVFKGSGFYRNDSRGSSSSSTPANASSKSGSGSSSSSSTSDSKAASSSSSSDSKSSGSSASTSSSSAA
- a CDS encoding S-methyl-5'-thioadenosine phosphorylase — translated: MVNTANAERAQIGVIGGSGFYSFLDDVTEVQVDTPYGAPSDSLFLGEIAGRRVAFLPRHGRGHHLPPHRINYRANLWALRSVGVRQVLGPCAVGGLRAEYGPGTLLVPDQLVDRTQTRAQTYFDGVPLPDGSVPNVVHVSLADPYCPVGRDTAVRAARARGWEPVDGGTLVVVEGPRFSTRAESRWYAAQGWSVVGMTGHPEAALARELELCYTSLALVTDLDAGAETGEGVSHDEVLRVFAANVDRMRGVLFDAVAGLPEGDGSGRGCLCAGALGGADTGIRLP